One Bacillus sp. 1780r2a1 DNA segment encodes these proteins:
- a CDS encoding adenosylcobinamide amidohydrolase: MMKTSTPFKAYSSGVLGDGMIETDVFYNRFVNKYYRADSPAEEYRAFLKEKSFVYDKVVGLMTAVYLRNKSVYTYCKDGLTISSIITAGVGNAVDLTSDDITPFSSQPGTINMFIFIDGKLTDAAFLQLFIAATEVKTRMLYELGVQDPNTQTLATGTSTDSVCIAASQKGSLYEYGGSMTVLGQAVGKLVKLSLLETIQKR; this comes from the coding sequence ATGATGAAAACAAGTACACCGTTTAAAGCGTACAGTTCGGGTGTGCTAGGAGACGGCATGATTGAGACCGATGTTTTTTATAATCGCTTTGTAAATAAATACTACCGTGCTGATTCACCAGCCGAAGAATATAGAGCATTTTTAAAAGAAAAAAGCTTCGTTTATGATAAAGTAGTAGGGTTAATGACGGCTGTTTATTTGCGCAATAAATCGGTTTATACATATTGTAAAGACGGTCTGACAATCTCATCCATTATTACTGCCGGAGTTGGTAATGCTGTGGATTTGACGAGTGATGATATTACTCCATTTTCTTCACAGCCTGGGACAATTAATATGTTCATATTTATTGATGGAAAGTTAACGGATGCTGCGTTTTTACAGTTATTTATTGCAGCAACAGAAGTGAAAACCCGAATGCTGTATGAGTTAGGAGTGCAAGATCCAAACACACAGACACTTGCGACAGGGACATCTACGGATAGCGTTTGTATTGCTGCGAGCCAAAAAGGTAGCTTGTATGAGTACGGCGGATCTATGACGGTTCTGGGACAAGCGGTAGGAAAGCTCGTTAAACTAAGTTTACTTGAAACAATTCAAAAAAGGTGA
- the cbiB gene encoding adenosylcobinamide-phosphate synthase CbiB: MEFQQLIVAHLLAISLALVLDAIIGDPVNWPHPVRWFGRWISFVDKRLNQGKFQRMNGLFLVLSMVVWCFILPLILLIALYETSYWIGIIVEGVVIATTISTKSLGEAAYKVAHPLQKGDLQEARFQVGMIVGRDTNQLDESEIARATVETVAENTSDGITAPLFFAFLLGGAGAFFYRSINTCDSMVGYKNPMYEKFGYFSAKLDDWLNFIPSRLTAFIMVISNVMHSEFTAKHVFSIIKRDAPKHPSPNSGYGESAVAGLLGIQLGGRNTYKGIVSNRAKMGDPLYSLNVSHIFKTVQVMKRTVWCTWFFYLIGGILIGITYTWS, from the coding sequence ATGGAATTTCAACAATTAATTGTAGCGCATTTATTAGCAATCTCACTAGCGCTTGTATTAGATGCTATTATCGGAGATCCTGTAAATTGGCCACATCCCGTCAGGTGGTTTGGAAGATGGATTTCTTTTGTTGATAAGCGTTTAAATCAAGGTAAGTTTCAACGAATGAATGGTTTGTTTCTTGTATTAAGCATGGTAGTGTGGTGTTTTATACTACCTTTAATTCTTTTAATTGCCCTATACGAAACCTCATACTGGATTGGAATTATAGTTGAAGGAGTGGTAATTGCTACAACAATTTCAACAAAGTCTTTGGGAGAAGCTGCCTATAAAGTAGCACACCCTTTACAAAAAGGTGACTTACAGGAAGCACGCTTTCAAGTGGGGATGATTGTGGGAAGAGATACCAATCAGCTTGATGAAAGCGAAATTGCTAGAGCAACAGTTGAAACAGTAGCGGAGAATACCAGTGATGGCATTACAGCTCCTTTGTTTTTTGCTTTTTTATTAGGTGGAGCGGGTGCTTTTTTTTATCGAAGTATTAATACGTGTGATTCAATGGTTGGGTATAAAAATCCTATGTATGAAAAGTTTGGATACTTTAGTGCGAAGTTAGATGACTGGCTGAATTTTATCCCTAGTCGGCTGACAGCGTTTATTATGGTTATTAGCAACGTAATGCACAGTGAATTTACAGCAAAGCATGTGTTTAGCATAATTAAAAGGGATGCACCTAAACACCCGAGCCCAAACAGCGGCTATGGTGAAAGTGCTGTTGCAGGTTTGCTTGGCATTCAGCTCGGAGGTCGAAACACGTATAAAGGAATTGTTTCAAATCGTGCGAAAATGGGAGATCCCCTTTATTCTTTAAATGTTAGTCATATTTTTAAAACAGTCCAAGTGATGAAGCGGACCGTTTGGTGTACTTGGTTTTTTTATTTGATAGGAGGGATATTGATTGGCATTACCTACACATGGAGCTAA
- the cobD gene encoding threonine-phosphate decarboxylase CobD — MALPTHGANPAVFLEAIGQNTERSFIDFSVNTNPLGAPDIISENWDVLREIAFSYPDPDVQKLTGLIAHHHKLTSGEILVTNGAAEAFFLLASIFSNEKVGILQPTFIEYEQASLAHGCEIIHISLEETDNWNWNMSEIKQKLPILKAIWICHPNNPTGRMYDINEWEELIDLAHREKTYLVVDEAFIDFVKDASSFDRWIQRCPYLIVVRSMTKMFNIAGARLGYVLAHQDVITKLKQKQPPWSVNGVAQQIGQWCLSEIEFVNKTVEYIDKERNRVINELQNLGFNVSQSVTNYYLCSIPTSYTADGWLAFLAQEGIVARHTENFLGLNGRYVRLAVKTKVENDQLLSVLRKGVEA, encoded by the coding sequence TTGGCATTACCTACACATGGAGCTAATCCGGCTGTTTTTCTAGAGGCGATAGGCCAAAATACAGAACGTTCATTCATTGATTTTAGCGTAAATACAAACCCTTTAGGGGCACCGGATATCATCAGTGAAAATTGGGATGTGCTTAGAGAAATCGCTTTTTCTTACCCTGATCCTGACGTGCAAAAGTTAACGGGTCTCATTGCCCATCACCATAAGCTTACTTCTGGTGAAATATTAGTAACAAACGGTGCAGCAGAAGCCTTCTTTTTGCTTGCTTCCATATTTTCAAACGAAAAGGTAGGGATTTTACAGCCTACTTTTATTGAATATGAACAGGCGAGTTTAGCTCATGGTTGTGAAATCATTCATATTTCTCTGGAAGAAACAGATAATTGGAATTGGAATATGTCCGAAATAAAACAAAAGCTTCCAATCTTAAAAGCGATATGGATTTGTCATCCCAACAACCCTACCGGACGAATGTATGACATAAATGAGTGGGAAGAGCTAATTGACTTAGCTCATCGTGAGAAGACTTATCTGGTTGTTGATGAAGCGTTTATTGATTTTGTAAAGGACGCCTCTTCGTTTGATCGGTGGATTCAAAGGTGTCCATATTTAATTGTTGTTCGGTCTATGACAAAAATGTTTAATATTGCTGGAGCAAGGTTAGGGTATGTTTTAGCTCATCAAGACGTTATTACTAAGTTGAAGCAAAAGCAGCCCCCTTGGAGTGTGAATGGTGTGGCGCAGCAAATTGGGCAATGGTGCTTATCTGAAATCGAGTTCGTGAATAAGACGGTCGAGTACATTGATAAAGAAAGAAATCGAGTGATAAACGAGTTGCAAAACCTAGGATTTAACGTATCTCAGTCAGTAACTAACTATTATTTATGCAGCATCCCAACGAGCTATACTGCCGATGGGTGGCTGGCATTTTTAGCGCAAGAAGGAATTGTAGCAAGACATACTGAAAATTTTCTAGGTTTAAATGGTCGATATGTTAGATTAGCCGTCAAAACAAAAGTAGAGAATGACCAGCTCCTAAGCGTGTTAAGAAAAGGAGTGGAAGCTTAA
- a CDS encoding bifunctional adenosylcobinamide kinase/adenosylcobinamide-phosphate guanylyltransferase, whose translation MLVFVTGGVRSGKSAAAESFVEKLMINRAIYLATSRVTDHEMQERIELHQQQRSNSGLSWLTIEVPNNISSIYSLIQETDLILLDCATNWLANELFTKEEKWQSTLKANELVNEMIEVIHQLNKRCQHLVIVSNELFESGVLKGPTFIYMKLLGRIHQEIVDQADVAISVEAGIPYYYKGDETAWQ comes from the coding sequence ATGTTAGTGTTTGTCACTGGTGGTGTTCGCAGCGGAAAGTCAGCAGCGGCAGAGTCCTTTGTCGAAAAACTAATGATCAATCGCGCTATCTATCTAGCGACTAGCCGCGTCACTGATCATGAGATGCAAGAGCGAATTGAGTTGCACCAACAGCAACGAAGTAACTCAGGGTTGTCGTGGTTGACTATTGAAGTTCCCAATAACATATCTAGTATTTATTCATTGATTCAAGAAACGGATCTTATTTTGCTAGACTGTGCGACAAATTGGCTGGCAAACGAGCTTTTTACCAAAGAGGAAAAGTGGCAATCTACCTTGAAAGCGAACGAGCTGGTTAATGAAATGATAGAGGTGATTCATCAATTGAATAAGCGATGTCAGCACCTTGTCATTGTATCAAATGAACTGTTTGAATCGGGTGTTCTAAAAGGACCGACGTTTATCTACATGAAGTTACTGGGAAGGATTCATCAAGAGATTGTGGATCAAGCAGACGTAGCGATTTCTGTAGAAGCGGGTATTCCCTATTACTATAAGGGAGATGAAACAGCATGGCAGTAA
- a CDS encoding adenosylcobinamide-GDP ribazoletransferase, producing MAVKEWIVIARLALQFFTILPTAKTIQWTEKRTAKALYFLPWIGACIGAVSYSLFVGLESLGVSSVTIAVLLMLASAILTGGLHLDGWMDVSDAYFSHQPREKKLVILSDPNIGAFAVLSILALLALRFSGINELMNTHQSIDLAAFMSAFILPRIVAGWILLWGQPAKETGLASYFQKGSTERQKWIYATMSILMIAGLVYFMENKAVILIGAMAVFIWIKFYRAQFGGITGDVVGATIEGGETLVWVSMWICYLFGTV from the coding sequence ATGGCAGTAAAAGAGTGGATAGTCATCGCACGCCTAGCCCTTCAGTTTTTTACAATTCTACCAACGGCAAAAACGATTCAATGGACGGAAAAGCGCACGGCGAAAGCACTTTATTTTCTACCGTGGATTGGTGCTTGTATAGGGGCAGTTAGCTATAGTTTGTTTGTAGGTCTGGAGTCGTTAGGAGTGAGCTCTGTGACCATTGCAGTTTTGCTTATGTTAGCCAGCGCAATACTCACAGGAGGCTTACACTTAGATGGCTGGATGGATGTGAGTGATGCTTATTTCTCACACCAACCAAGAGAAAAAAAACTTGTGATTTTAAGTGATCCTAATATAGGTGCGTTTGCGGTGTTATCAATTTTAGCCCTATTAGCTCTTCGTTTTAGCGGAATAAATGAGCTGATGAACACTCATCAATCAATTGATTTAGCTGCGTTTATGAGTGCGTTTATATTGCCGCGTATTGTAGCAGGATGGATTTTACTTTGGGGTCAGCCAGCCAAAGAAACAGGATTAGCTTCATACTTTCAAAAGGGTTCAACTGAAAGACAAAAGTGGATTTATGCGACAATGAGCATACTAATGATTGCAGGTCTTGTCTATTTCATGGAAAATAAAGCTGTGATTTTAATTGGTGCAATGGCTGTTTTTATCTGGATTAAATTTTATCGTGCTCAGTTTGGAGGCATTACGGGAGATGTTGTTGGAGCAACGATTGAAGGAGGCGAGACGCTTGTATGGGTGAGTATGTGGATATGCTATTTATTCGGCACGGTTTAA
- a CDS encoding phosphoglycerate mutase family protein, producing MGEYVDMLFIRHGLTEPNKLRQYIGWSNPSLSSEGIALLKASNMVPDLVVGSDLYRTQETGAILFPQQPYVALRNWRELSFGDWEECTYEQLKNDSAYRKWIDAPFEEQPPNGEDFEAFSSRIWKAWDQTVDLMLQQKASLTAVVTHGGPLRFIASYFLEQSSFWDHSFSYGEGIRLRFNKDDIRERKPCISYSVVRSMESENG from the coding sequence ATGGGTGAGTATGTGGATATGCTATTTATTCGGCACGGTTTAACAGAACCCAACAAGCTGCGCCAGTACATTGGATGGAGTAATCCGTCGCTAAGTAGCGAAGGAATCGCACTGTTGAAAGCGTCTAATATGGTGCCAGACCTAGTCGTTGGAAGTGATTTGTATCGTACGCAAGAAACGGGCGCAATTTTATTTCCGCAGCAGCCCTATGTAGCTTTAAGAAACTGGAGAGAGCTCTCATTTGGCGATTGGGAAGAGTGTACGTATGAGCAGTTGAAAAATGATTCAGCGTATCGAAAGTGGATTGATGCTCCTTTTGAAGAACAACCGCCGAACGGAGAGGATTTCGAAGCCTTCTCTAGTCGAATTTGGAAAGCTTGGGATCAAACAGTCGACTTGATGTTGCAACAAAAAGCTAGTTTAACAGCCGTTGTCACTCACGGTGGACCTCTTCGTTTCATTGCCTCTTATTTTCTAGAACAATCCTCATTTTGGGATCATTCTTTTTCGTATGGAGAAGGAATCCGACTGCGTTTCAATAAGGATGATATAAGGGAGAGAAAGCCATGCATTTCGTATTCGGTGGTGCGTTCAATGGAAAGCGAAAATGGATAA
- a CDS encoding bifunctional adenosylcobinamide kinase/adenosylcobinamide-phosphate guanylyltransferase: MHFVFGGAFNGKRKWIKKQYDNQITAWYSAYENPIKVPTLVKGDQYIVIEGIERYIKELIDSGKTVDEVCCYFNEQLQAWRAENLLANIIVIGTEIGKGIVPLNQNDRSWRDACGYVYQMLVAEAETVDRIWYGISNRIKEDIKE; the protein is encoded by the coding sequence ATGCATTTCGTATTCGGTGGTGCGTTCAATGGAAAGCGAAAATGGATAAAGAAACAGTATGATAACCAAATTACAGCGTGGTATAGTGCCTATGAAAATCCGATAAAAGTGCCTACACTCGTAAAAGGAGATCAATACATAGTTATAGAAGGAATAGAACGATACATTAAAGAATTAATTGATAGTGGTAAAACTGTTGATGAAGTGTGTTGCTACTTCAATGAACAATTACAAGCATGGCGAGCTGAGAATTTGCTAGCAAATATAATTGTTATTGGAACAGAAATTGGAAAAGGGATTGTTCCATTAAACCAAAATGACCGCAGTTGGCGTGATGCATGTGGCTATGTCTATCAAATGCTTGTAGCAGAAGCGGAAACAGTTGATCGCATCTGGTATGGAATTTCGAATCGAATAAAGGAGGATATAAAGGAATGA
- a CDS encoding cob(I)yrinic acid a,c-diamide adenosyltransferase, producing the protein MNIYTKTGDKGQTSLIGGRVNKDDIRVEAYGTIDELNSYVGQAIAQLNDSVFNELKEELVTIQHELFDCGSDLAFARDDHPYKVEASMIEVLERKIDEYMKEAPEIERFILPGGTQAAATLHVCRTVTRRAERLVVGVQREFKINEAVLQYLNRLSDYFFAAARIANSRENVKDVEYIRSAKVFKKGKTK; encoded by the coding sequence ATGAATATCTATACAAAAACAGGAGACAAAGGGCAAACGAGTTTAATAGGAGGACGTGTAAATAAAGACGACATTCGAGTGGAAGCTTACGGAACAATCGATGAGTTAAATAGCTATGTAGGTCAAGCGATTGCTCAGTTAAATGACAGTGTATTTAATGAATTAAAAGAAGAGCTTGTGACTATTCAACACGAGCTATTTGACTGTGGAAGTGATTTAGCTTTTGCTAGAGATGACCACCCTTATAAAGTTGAAGCAAGTATGATTGAAGTGTTAGAGCGAAAAATTGATGAGTATATGAAAGAAGCTCCTGAGATTGAACGCTTTATTTTGCCAGGCGGAACACAAGCGGCAGCCACACTTCATGTGTGCCGCACGGTGACAAGAAGAGCAGAAAGGTTAGTTGTTGGGGTTCAGCGAGAGTTTAAAATTAACGAGGCGGTCCTTCAATATTTAAATCGTTTATCCGATTACTTCTTTGCAGCTGCTCGCATTGCCAATTCACGAGAAAATGTGAAAGATGTTGAGTATATTCGCAGTGCGAAAGTATTTAAAAAAGGAAAGACAAAATAA
- a CDS encoding IS3 family transposase (programmed frameshift), producing the protein MGTRVSYPVELKLKAIEMRLAGVSVKEVLSQLNIRNPTQLKTWMKWYQTGDVHRLEQPVGKQYAYGKGPDFESETAKLEAENRQLKQQIEIFKKVQGIGKEVVPEIAVNLVEELKEQIPIYQICFHLGIPRSTYYRWKQHSQQDTRKKWMEQQVGEQCRAHKFRYGYRKITAVLKRTMKINHKFVQRTMQKYGWQCRVKRKKRQRTGQPYQVAENVLNRDFQAERPLQKLVTDITYLPFGPKPLYLSSIQDLFNGEIIAYSIGDCQNVAFVLDTLNQLPSLPEGCTLHSDQGSVYTSYAYQQTIKEKGIIMSMSRKGTPADNASIESFHSSLKSETFYLDELTYTTTTIVEQTVKSYITYYNHARIQTKLNNQSPVQYRKLVV; encoded by the exons ATGGGAACAAGAGTTAGTTATCCAGTCGAACTAAAGTTAAAGGCAATTGAAATGAGATTAGCCGGTGTATCTGTAAAAGAAGTCTTATCACAACTAAACATTCGAAATCCTACCCAATTAAAAACGTGGATGAAGTGGTATCAAACTGGGGATGTACACCGGTTGGAACAGCCAGTAGGCAAGCAATATGCCTATGGAAAAGGTCCTGATTTTGAAAGCGAGACAGCGAAGTTAGAGGCTGAGAACCGACAGTTAAAGCAACAAATCGAGATTT TTAAAAAAGTACAAGGAATTGGAAAGGAAGTGGTACCAGAAATCGCAGTGAACCTAGTGGAAGAGTTAAAAGAACAAATCCCTATTTATCAAATCTGTTTCCATCTTGGTATTCCCCGATCCACTTACTACCGTTGGAAGCAGCATAGTCAACAGGATACACGAAAGAAATGGATGGAACAGCAAGTGGGTGAACAATGTCGTGCACACAAGTTTCGATATGGCTATCGAAAAATCACAGCTGTACTCAAGCGAACCATGAAGATTAACCACAAGTTTGTGCAGCGTACCATGCAGAAATACGGTTGGCAATGTCGTGTTAAACGAAAGAAACGGCAGCGAACAGGGCAACCTTATCAGGTTGCAGAGAATGTATTAAATCGTGACTTTCAAGCTGAACGCCCTCTCCAAAAGCTCGTGACCGATATTACGTACTTGCCTTTTGGGCCGAAACCATTGTATCTTTCAAGTATTCAAGATTTATTTAACGGAGAGATTATTGCGTATTCCATAGGTGATTGTCAAAATGTCGCGTTTGTTTTAGACACGCTTAACCAACTCCCTTCTCTACCGGAAGGGTGCACGTTGCATAGTGATCAAGGCTCTGTGTACACATCGTATGCTTATCAACAAACAATTAAAGAGAAAGGCATTATCATGAGTATGTCCCGAAAAGGGACGCCCGCAGATAATGCCTCAATTGAATCGTTTCATTCCTCACTAAAGTCTGAAACGTTCTACCTTGACGAGTTGACATACACTACGACTACCATCGTAGAGCAAACCGTCAAAAGCTATATTACGTATTATAACCATGCCCGTATTCAAACAAAATTAAACAACCAGTCTCCTGTACAATACAGAAAACTGGTTGTTTAA
- the rarD gene encoding EamA family transporter RarD — translation MNKGTVRQPYQAGLIYTASAYVMWGVFPLYWKLVDNVPADEILAHRVIWSFLFMILLLCITRQLGNLKETVGYLFRHPKKTLILFSASLLISLNWFIYIWAVNNERIIETSLGYYINPLVSVLLGIVVLKEKLNFWQIISVGLAAIGVLFLTLHYGEFPWVSLGLAFSFGIYGLVKKTIQLEAKVGLTLETFMVMPIALVYFVILYVKGHSSFVLSNPTTSLLLIGGGVATAMPLLYFAKGAPLIPLSMVGFLQYIAPTMTLLLGVFVYHEPFSSVHMIAFLFIWGGSVIFALAKTKFMITHQPKIRKSRSVGL, via the coding sequence ATGAATAAGGGTACAGTAAGACAGCCGTATCAAGCTGGCTTGATATATACGGCTAGTGCATATGTGATGTGGGGAGTGTTTCCACTATATTGGAAGCTAGTAGATAACGTTCCTGCAGACGAGATTTTAGCACACCGTGTGATTTGGTCGTTTTTATTTATGATACTATTGCTGTGCATAACGCGGCAGCTTGGTAATTTGAAAGAAACGGTTGGTTATTTATTTCGTCATCCGAAAAAAACGCTCATTTTATTTTCGGCGTCTTTATTAATTAGTCTTAATTGGTTTATTTATATTTGGGCTGTCAATAATGAAAGGATTATTGAAACCAGTCTAGGTTATTATATTAATCCTCTTGTGAGCGTTCTGTTAGGTATTGTTGTTTTAAAAGAAAAGCTGAATTTTTGGCAAATTATCTCAGTGGGTCTAGCTGCAATCGGTGTGCTGTTTTTAACACTTCATTATGGAGAGTTTCCTTGGGTATCGTTAGGGCTTGCGTTTAGCTTCGGTATATATGGACTTGTGAAAAAGACCATTCAGCTAGAAGCTAAAGTTGGTTTGACTCTAGAAACGTTTATGGTTATGCCAATTGCACTTGTGTATTTTGTTATACTATATGTAAAAGGGCATTCTAGCTTTGTATTGAGTAACCCGACAACTAGCTTATTGCTAATTGGAGGAGGGGTTGCAACAGCAATGCCGCTTTTATATTTTGCAAAAGGTGCCCCTTTAATCCCGTTATCTATGGTTGGATTCTTACAGTATATTGCACCGACGATGACCTTGCTTTTAGGTGTTTTTGTTTATCATGAACCATTCTCTAGCGTTCATATGATTGCCTTTTTATTTATTTGGGGCGGATCGGTTATCTTTGCGCTAGCAAAAACAAAGTTTATGATAACTCATCAGCCAAAGATTCGAAAGAGCCGTTCAGTAGGCTTGTAA
- a CDS encoding MerR family transcriptional regulator, translating to MSTNEASYRDKKVMSIGIVKELTGLSERQIRYYEKRSLLFPERTNTGIRKYSFSDVERLMEIADRIEEGVQTSEIRTELAKKDEERKMKEVKNQMLRGQLNAHFQRKL from the coding sequence TTGTCCACAAATGAAGCATCTTATCGTGACAAAAAGGTTATGTCAATTGGCATCGTGAAAGAATTGACAGGGCTATCCGAAAGACAGATTCGCTATTACGAAAAACGCAGCTTATTGTTTCCAGAGCGTACGAATACAGGAATTCGAAAGTATTCCTTTTCAGACGTAGAACGGTTAATGGAAATTGCAGATCGTATTGAAGAAGGGGTACAAACAAGCGAAATTCGAACTGAGCTAGCAAAAAAAGATGAAGAAAGAAAAATGAAAGAAGTAAAAAATCAAATGCTGCGCGGGCAGTTAAACGCTCACTTCCAACGCAAGCTATAA
- a CDS encoding GTP-binding protein: MTNKTEIYILSGFLGSGKTSLLKNALKQEKENGRQIAVIMNELGKISIDSDEVEKDTPLKELLNGCVCCTIQGQFETQLHSLLQENKLDAIYIETTGVAHPIEVLDACMSPLFANDVTVKCIVTTVDVHRWQDRGSLSIQLQKLLQEQIRHADVILLNKSDTLSESAKATLLYEIQSINPQATCLFTSYSSIQLKLLTNAQLSKKQAHQQAHVEKHLHLKTFVYEFKNPIDLEKFEDWLRHTPDTIYRMKGYLRFTHSPDTYSFQYSYGMPLYMKELMKMPTNLVIIGENLRHEQLKKELIVLDQG; the protein is encoded by the coding sequence ATGACAAACAAAACTGAAATTTATATCTTATCCGGCTTTTTAGGAAGCGGGAAAACATCATTGTTAAAAAATGCATTAAAGCAAGAAAAAGAAAACGGCCGTCAAATCGCCGTTATTATGAATGAACTTGGCAAAATCTCTATCGACTCCGATGAAGTAGAAAAAGATACGCCTCTTAAAGAATTACTAAACGGATGCGTTTGCTGCACCATTCAAGGGCAGTTTGAAACACAGCTCCATTCGCTTTTACAAGAAAACAAGCTAGATGCTATTTATATTGAAACAACAGGTGTAGCACATCCAATCGAAGTATTAGATGCATGTATGTCCCCACTCTTCGCTAACGATGTTACTGTAAAGTGTATCGTAACAACAGTAGATGTTCACAGGTGGCAAGACCGCGGTAGCTTAAGTATTCAATTACAAAAGCTACTCCAAGAACAAATTCGACATGCGGATGTCATTTTATTAAACAAATCTGATACATTATCTGAATCAGCTAAAGCAACACTATTGTATGAAATTCAATCGATTAATCCACAAGCAACTTGCTTATTTACAAGTTATTCGTCTATTCAATTGAAGCTTTTAACAAACGCTCAGCTTTCAAAGAAACAAGCACATCAGCAAGCTCATGTTGAAAAACATTTACACTTAAAAACATTTGTTTACGAATTCAAAAACCCGATTGACCTTGAAAAATTTGAAGATTGGCTGCGCCATACACCAGATACGATTTATCGAATGAAAGGGTATCTACGTTTCACACATTCTCCTGATACGTATTCATTTCAATACTCATACGGAATGCCTTTATATATGAAAGAGCTGATGAAAATGCCAACTAACCTTGTTATTATTGGAGAAAATCTTCGTCATGAACAGTTAAAAAAAGAGCTTATCGTTTTAGATCAAGGATAA
- the panE gene encoding 2-dehydropantoate 2-reductase, whose protein sequence is MRILVLGAGGVGGYFGGRLAEKGEDVTFLVRSQRKKQLKKNGLVIKSIHGDYSFSPKLITTTSEGVEPFDCVLFSTKAYHLDQAIADVKPFIGSGTTVVPLLNGINHLSALRSAFGENNVIGGLCFIETTLNADGEIVQTSPAHRVVYGEFNGEKTNRIERLEAAFRHTKTSFVLSDRIGQEMWHKYLFITTLSGVTTLMRSPIGPIRDVEGGRVFIQSLLQEVYEIMVREGAPVTEGIVQQHMKTMESMTYGMKSSMQRDIEKGYMTEADHLQGYLLRLAQKYDVKSDILHIVYQHLKIYEKVQKGTDSQ, encoded by the coding sequence ATGCGCATTTTAGTATTAGGAGCTGGCGGAGTAGGTGGCTATTTCGGTGGGCGTCTTGCTGAAAAAGGAGAAGATGTTACATTTTTAGTTCGAAGTCAAAGAAAAAAACAGCTTAAAAAAAATGGATTAGTCATTAAAAGCATTCATGGTGATTATTCATTTTCTCCCAAGTTAATTACAACCACTAGTGAGGGAGTGGAGCCCTTTGACTGCGTTTTATTTTCGACAAAAGCATATCATCTGGATCAAGCGATAGCTGATGTAAAGCCCTTTATAGGAAGTGGTACGACGGTTGTCCCACTTTTAAATGGGATTAATCATCTGTCGGCGTTGCGAAGTGCTTTTGGCGAGAATAATGTAATAGGCGGTCTTTGTTTTATTGAAACGACATTGAACGCAGACGGAGAGATTGTTCAAACAAGTCCTGCACATCGAGTTGTTTATGGAGAGTTTAATGGTGAAAAAACAAATCGAATTGAACGCTTAGAAGCTGCGTTTCGTCATACAAAAACGTCATTTGTACTCAGTGATCGAATTGGACAAGAGATGTGGCATAAGTATCTATTCATTACAACACTTTCTGGAGTTACTACCTTAATGCGTTCCCCAATTGGACCTATTCGTGATGTAGAAGGAGGTAGAGTGTTTATTCAGTCCCTTCTTCAAGAAGTATATGAAATCATGGTCAGAGAAGGTGCTCCGGTTACAGAGGGAATTGTACAGCAGCATATGAAAACAATGGAGTCGATGACGTATGGTATGAAATCATCTATGCAGCGAGATATTGAAAAGGGGTATATGACTGAAGCGGATCATCTTCAAGGATACCTCCTGCGGTTAGCGCAAAAATATGATGTGAAATCAGACATTTTACATATTGTCTATCAACATTTAAAGATATATGAGAAAGTTCAAAAAGGGACTGATAGTCAGTGA